DNA from Amorphoplanes friuliensis DSM 7358:
CGAGGGTGTCCGCGATCCCACGAACGCCCGCTCGCTCCTGCGGGTCGTGCGGCACGACGCCGGGACCGGGCGCGCGCTGTCGTTCGCCACGGGCGCGATCGAGTCGATCATGCCGTACAAGCCGGTGACCAGCGGGAGCACGCTGTTCGTGACCACGTACCGGGAGGACACGCAGATCCGGGCGTTCCGGCCCGACGGCCGGCTGCTGTCGATGCAGAAGCAGCCCGGTCAGCAACATCCCAATCCGCCGCTGCTGTCGGGCTCGCTCCTGATCACCGTCTCCCGCTCGGAGTGCGAGGTCGACTGCAAACACACGACCGTCTTCGGCTGGCGGGTGAGCGACGGCAGCCCGGTCTGGTCGTACACGCTGCCCGGGGGCTACGTGAAACTCACGACCACCGCCGGGTATGCCGCGGTCATGATCAACACTCTGTCCACGATTACGATGACGTCCACGAACACGATGACGGTCCTCGACACCACCACCGGCAAACCGCTGTGGTCCCGGCCCGTCGAGGGCGGCAGCGGATTTGCCCTGGACGGCAAGCACGCGTACGTCTCGCGCGGGTCGATCCGGGCGTACGGGATCCGGGACGGTGAACCCGCCTGGACCGGTGCGGACGGCGGCTACAACGCTGTCCACACCAGCCCTTACGGCATCTTCGCGACGTCCGGTGACACCACCGCCGCCTACGACTCGACGGGCCGGCGCCGCTGGTGGAGCAGGATCCATCCGCGGTCCACTCTCACCGTCGACACCGGCATCGTCTATTTCCAGCAGTCCCCGAACGGCCGCGCCCGGGGTGCGGCGTACCTGGCGGCCATGCGCGCCTCCACCGGCAAGCTGCTGAGCCGGACGAAGATCTCGGACGGCGGCAGCATCGGTGACGTCGCCGTCGGTGGCGGCCGGGTCTTCACCAAAGTCCTGCTGGAACGCATCGTCGCCTTCGCCCCGGCCCGGCGCTGACCCGTCACCGCCCGGCGTCCTCCACCGGGATCCACAGCTGCGCGTCCGCCTCGCTCCCGTCCGCCGACTGCCGGACACGCAGCAGCTCCGGTCCCGGCCTGCTCCGGTACGGGTTGGACGGGAACCACTCGGTGAAGACGTCCCGCCACAGGTGCTGCAGTGTCTGCGGGAAGGCTCCGGAACTGTCGAAGACCGCCCACTTGCCGGCCTCGACGTCGAGGCTGTCCAGCCCGTCCGGTGTGGCCGCGGTGGTGGCCACGCCGTGGTAGTAGTCCAGCTCGCCGCCCTCGGCGCGGTCCTCGGGCAGGTTCACACTGGCGCTGATGATGCCACCGGGGTCCGCGCCGGACAGGGCTTCGAGGTCACGAAGGTTCTCCTTGCCGATGCCGCGGATGAACTCCGCGATCGCCGGGTTCATCCCCTCATGAACGAGAGGCACCCGGGCGTGGTGCCCGATCACCGAGAACCTCTCCCGCTCCACGATCCGGTATCGCATGCTGCTGCTCCCTTCGACAACGAGGCGGAAGGACATCCGGGGCTGTGAGCTGAGCGTGGCCGCGGTCCGGCGGGCCTCACCCGGCCCGAGACCGTGCACCGCCCGGAACGCCCGGGCGAAGGCTTCGGCGGAGCTGTAGCCGTACCGCACCGCGATGTCGAGCAGCGTCAGCCGCCCGGCGAGCACCTCCGCGCCGGCGACGGTCATCCGCCGCCGCCGGATGTACTCCGACAGCGGCATCCCGGCCAGCGACGAGAACATCCGCCGCAGGTGGTACTCCGACGTCAGCACGATCGCGGCCAGGTCCTTCGGCTCGATCTCCCCGCCGAGCTGCTGCTCGATGTGGTCCATGGCCTCGTTCAGCCGTTCCAGCACCCCGGGCTCCTTCCTGGTCACGAACCATTACGCCAGGCGGGAAGGGGGCGGCACCCGACAATCCGAGCCCGCTTCGGTCAGAGGGCGTCGAAGCGTACGCCGGTGGTCTTCTCGGAGAGCTCCCACAGCCGGCGGCCGTTCTCCGGGTCGGTGGCGGCGGGCGCCAGTTTTCCCGGTGCGGGACGACCGCGCAGCTCGCCCGGCCCGTCCGGAGCGATGAGCTGACCGGGCTGCGCCGCCGGGTCGGTGGCGGCGAAGAGCAGCGGCCGGGCGCCGCTCTCCACGGGCTGGGCCAGCAGGGGGTTGCCGATCCGGCCCAGCAGGAAACGCCACATCGGGGTGGTCGCGCTGAACTGCAGATTGGTGACGGTGTACCCGGGGTGGGCGAGCACGCTGCTCAGCGGGAGGCCCGCCGCGGTGAGCCGCCGGTGCAGCTCCACGCCGAAGATCGCGTTGGCCAGCTTGGACGTGTTGTAGTCGCCCATCGGGGAGTAGGCGCGCTCGCCGAAGGGTGGTTTTGCCTGCCGGTGGTTGACCGAGGTCACGGTGACCACCCGGGGATCGCGGCCGGCGAGCAACAGGTCGAGCAGCAGTCCGGTGAGGGCGAAGTGGCCCAGATGGTTGGTGGCGAACTGCAGCTCGTGCCCCTGCGGGCTGAGCGTGCGCGGCGGGGCCATCACGCCGGCGTTGTTGATGAGCACGTCGATCCGGGGGTGCCGGTCGTGCAGGCGGGCCGCGAAGTCACGCACGGAGTCGAGGTCGGCCAGATCGACATGTTCGATCTCGTGACCGGGAGCGACCCGGCGGGCTTTCTCCTCGTCGCGGACGGCCAGCACGACGTGTGCGCCGCGGGCGGCGAGGGCCCGGGTGGTGGCCAGGCCGAGGCCGCTCGAGGCCCCGGTGACGACAAAGGTGCGGTCGCTCAGATCGGCAGTCATGTGCCCAACTGTGCTGGCGGTGGCACAGTGTGTCAAGAGGGCCCGATTGTGTCGTCGAGGGCATGGCATAGCATCGGCGCATGAGATCGGGGACGGACAGCAGCATCGCGGGCCGCAAGCGTCAGCTCGTTGCCGACGAGCTGCGTGACGCGGCCCTGATGCTGATGGCGACCAAGGGCTTCGACGAGGTGACCGTCGACAACATCGTCGCGGCGGCCGGTCTCTCCCGGCGGACGTTCTTCCGCTACTTCGCGTCCAAGGAGGACGTGGTCGTGCAGTTCCTGGCCGGCCTGGGTGCGGGGGTCGTGGCCGAGCTCGAGAGCCGTCCCGCGGCCGAACCGCCGTCGGTGGCCCTGCGCCACGCGGTCTGGGTGCCACTCGCCGCCTGTACCGACGAGGCCGACCACACCGAGCGGGCCCGGATCGTGGTGCGCCTGGTGCTGGACCACCCGCCCCTGCACGCCCGCTGGATGGAACGCCAGATCGAGTGGCGTACGGGGCTCGCCGCAGGGCTCGCTGCCCGGCACGGCCTGGACCCGGTGACGGACCCCTACCCGGTCATGGCGGCCGGGATGGCCCTGCTCGCCCTGGAGACCGTGGTGGGCCAGTGGCGGGAGGGTGACGACGAGCGGCGGCTCGCCGAGCTGACCGACCGGGCCTTCGTCATCCTCGCTCCGGCCCTGGACGGACCCGTCGTCTGATCGGCGCCATCCCTGGCGTATTGAAGATCAACAATGCCTCTGGCCTGCGCGAAGATGATTTCGAGGTCATTTCCGGGGTCTCTGCTTTGATGTTTGAGACCTTTACTTTCGTCAATGCGCTACATAGATTGCTCTCATCCGACGAAAGTCGTGGGGGTCGCCGAGAAAAGGGCACCCCCACTGTGGACACTTCTCGATCTTCCGCACCCATTCTCGTGGACGGAGACGCATGGGCGACAACGTTGTCAGGTGGCCTCGGAAGAACTTCTCACGACGGTCGCTGATGGTCGGCGGCGCCGTCGGCCTGGCCGGGGCCGCCGGGGCCGCGAACGCCCTGCGGGGTGAGCCGGCACGGGCCGCCGCGGGGGCGACCCGCAAGGTCACGATCTACGCCGAGGCGCTGCCCGGCGGGCTGTTCGGCTACGGGCTGGAGCCGGGCAAGGCGACCGTGCCGGGCCCGGTGCTGGAGATGTGGGAGGGCGACACCCTCGAGATCACCCTGGTCAACACCACGAACCAGCGGCTGTCGATCCACCCGCACGGTGTCGACTACAGCACCGAGTCCGACGGCAGTCCGTTCAACGACTCGTTCAACAAGCCGGGTGAGACCCGCACCTACACCTGGCGTTCGCGCGAGATGTTCGCCGCCGAGGGCCGCCGGTTCATGCCCGGCAGCGCCGGCTACTGGCACTACCACGACCACGCGATGGGCACCGATCACGGCACGGGCGGTGTCGCCAAGGGTCTCTACGGCGCGCTGATCGTGCGGCGGCGCGGCGACATCCTGCCGGAGAAGCAGTTCACGGTCGTTTTCAACGACATGATGATCAATAACAAGATGGCGCCGAACACACCGATGTTCGAGGCGAACCTCGGGCAGCGTGTCGAATGGCTCGCCATCGGCCACGGCGGCACCTTCCACACGTTCCACCTGCACGCGCATCGCTGGGCGGACAACCGCACGGGCATGCTCGAGGGCCCCGCGGATCCGAGCCTGGTCATCGACAACAAGGACCTCAACCCCGGCAGTTCCTTCGGTTTCCAGGTGCTGGCCGGTGAAGGCGTCGGACCCGGCGCCTGGATGTACCACTGCCACGTGCAGTTCCACTCCGACGGCGGCATGGCCGGGATCTTCCTGGTCCGCAACGCCGACGGGAGCATGCCACCCGGTGCCGAGGAGGCGATCCACCGTTTTCAGGGCCACGTCCACAGCGCGCAGCACGGCTGACCAGCAAGGGGGCTTGGGATGAGACGAGGACAACTACTGCGGAGGGCACTGGCTGCGGCCGTGCTGCTGATCGCCGGGACACCGGCGATCGCGCACGCCGCGCCGGCTGCGGCCGTACCGATGGAGGTGCTGGTCTTTCACGGACCGGCCGCGGAGCAGCAGGATCCGGTGGCCCGCGCGACCCAGGCGGTCAAGGAGCTCGGGCAGGCGGACGGTTTCACCGTCACGGAGACGACCGACCCGGCGACGTTCACACCGGCCAAGCTCGCGAAGTACCGCGCGGTGGTGTTCCTGTCCGCGACGGGTGCCGCGCTGAGCCGTGATCAGGAGACGGCGCTGCAGAGTTACGTCAAGGCGGGCAACGGTTTTGTCGGCATCGGCGACGCCGCGAGCGCGCAGCTCGACTCGGCCTGGTTCACCGGCCTGATCGGCACGCGGCCCGCGGGCAGCATCCCGGTGCCGGAGGCGGTCTCGAAGGTCACCGCGAGCGGGGAGAACACCCCGAACGAGACCAAGGAGAAGCTCACCGACGGCGACGCGAACACCAAGTGGCTGGTCCGCACCCCGGCCGCCTGGGTCGCCTACGAGCTGAGCAAACCCACCGCGATCACCGGGTACGCCCTCACCTCCGCCAACGACTTCCCCGGCCGCGACCCGAAGGACTGGACGCTGCAGGGCTCCGCCGACGGCACCACGTGGACCGATGTGGACAAGCGGACCGGTCAGACGTTCGCGGACCGGTTCCTGATCCGCAAGTTCGAGGTCACGGGCGCCGCGGAGTTCAAGTTCTGGCGCCTGAACATCACCGCGAACAGCGGTGAGCCGCTGATCCAGCTGGCCGACCTGCGGCTCTTCACCGGCACGATGTCGGCACCGCAGCCGCCGGCCGTGAACGAGGCCGTCGTGGACATCCTCGACCGCAACCACCCGTCGACCAAGGCGTTGCCGACGACGGTCAAGCGATCCGACCGCTGGTACAACTGGGACCCCAACCCGGTCGGGACCGTGCACACGGTCGCGCAGGTCGAGGAACGCTTCTACGACCCGGGCCCGGGCGCCAACGGCCCGTTCCACCCGGTGTCCTGGTGCCGCGACTACGAGGGCGGCCGGTCCTTCTACACCGGCATGGGCCACACCGAGGGCAGCTACGGCGAGAACGCGTTCCGCGGCCACCTCGCGGGCGCGCT
Protein-coding regions in this window:
- a CDS encoding outer membrane protein assembly factor BamB family protein; its protein translation is MHRIVVSALACLTLAAAAVPAGAAPVTGPDASGASRLRMAWSVTPKMGVGTAPVYLAGSTYHLEGVRDPTNARSLLRVVRHDAGTGRALSFATGAIESIMPYKPVTSGSTLFVTTYREDTQIRAFRPDGRLLSMQKQPGQQHPNPPLLSGSLLITVSRSECEVDCKHTTVFGWRVSDGSPVWSYTLPGGYVKLTTTAGYAAVMINTLSTITMTSTNTMTVLDTTTGKPLWSRPVEGGSGFALDGKHAYVSRGSIRAYGIRDGEPAWTGADGGYNAVHTSPYGIFATSGDTTAAYDSTGRRRWWSRIHPRSTLTVDTGIVYFQQSPNGRARGAAYLAAMRASTGKLLSRTKISDGGSIGDVAVGGGRVFTKVLLERIVAFAPARR
- a CDS encoding AraC family transcriptional regulator; translated protein: MLERLNEAMDHIEQQLGGEIEPKDLAAIVLTSEYHLRRMFSSLAGMPLSEYIRRRRMTVAGAEVLAGRLTLLDIAVRYGYSSAEAFARAFRAVHGLGPGEARRTAATLSSQPRMSFRLVVEGSSSMRYRIVERERFSVIGHHARVPLVHEGMNPAIAEFIRGIGKENLRDLEALSGADPGGIISASVNLPEDRAEGGELDYYHGVATTAATPDGLDSLDVEAGKWAVFDSSGAFPQTLQHLWRDVFTEWFPSNPYRSRPGPELLRVRQSADGSEADAQLWIPVEDAGR
- a CDS encoding oxidoreductase, with translation MTADLSDRTFVVTGASSGLGLATTRALAARGAHVVLAVRDEEKARRVAPGHEIEHVDLADLDSVRDFAARLHDRHPRIDVLINNAGVMAPPRTLSPQGHELQFATNHLGHFALTGLLLDLLLAGRDPRVVTVTSVNHRQAKPPFGERAYSPMGDYNTSKLANAIFGVELHRRLTAAGLPLSSVLAHPGYTVTNLQFSATTPMWRFLLGRIGNPLLAQPVESGARPLLFAATDPAAQPGQLIAPDGPGELRGRPAPGKLAPAATDPENGRRLWELSEKTTGVRFDAL
- a CDS encoding acyl-CoA-like ligand-binding transcription factor, with product MRSGTDSSIAGRKRQLVADELRDAALMLMATKGFDEVTVDNIVAAAGLSRRTFFRYFASKEDVVVQFLAGLGAGVVAELESRPAAEPPSVALRHAVWVPLAACTDEADHTERARIVVRLVLDHPPLHARWMERQIEWRTGLAAGLAARHGLDPVTDPYPVMAAGMALLALETVVGQWREGDDERRLAELTDRAFVILAPALDGPVV
- a CDS encoding multicopper oxidase domain-containing protein — its product is MGDNVVRWPRKNFSRRSLMVGGAVGLAGAAGAANALRGEPARAAAGATRKVTIYAEALPGGLFGYGLEPGKATVPGPVLEMWEGDTLEITLVNTTNQRLSIHPHGVDYSTESDGSPFNDSFNKPGETRTYTWRSREMFAAEGRRFMPGSAGYWHYHDHAMGTDHGTGGVAKGLYGALIVRRRGDILPEKQFTVVFNDMMINNKMAPNTPMFEANLGQRVEWLAIGHGGTFHTFHLHAHRWADNRTGMLEGPADPSLVIDNKDLNPGSSFGFQVLAGEGVGPGAWMYHCHVQFHSDGGMAGIFLVRNADGSMPPGAEEAIHRFQGHVHSAQHG